Proteins encoded by one window of Lycium barbarum isolate Lr01 chromosome 11, ASM1917538v2, whole genome shotgun sequence:
- the LOC132617557 gene encoding cation/H(+) antiporter 2-like, with translation MAGTDQQAAGSCNQELVNPIISMGLQYSGILLTSHILQILLKPLGQASPIVQILAGFLMGPSGFSRIHRVEKFFIQSYNSGYYEFMALIFRTIIMFLIGLETDFPYLMRNIRPASIIACGSSLACTFFATAVTFLVFQETASQGSSFLMALMIIITLANAASPIVVRVAADLKFGTSDTGRLAISSSLIADAYSVFLLFILSEWRTTSIAKWIFFFFLYFVIVGVVIVINMYLANWLNKRNRNKKYLGNTEIFVLVAILYIAAMALEQLGFSSIIASFLIGSMFPRGGKAARTLLIKLTYPIHNFIFPIYFGNHGFRANVTKLKNLRNFMVFSILILSSIGGKIVGTLAACFHLKIAYREGVLIAFMMNLKGHVDMLALTIGLTNDLVLSHDFYDVMIATIIVNTLIWGPIVAFMVRRESDIIGYRQIYFESHNPETELRILACVHSPRPVATMLGLVAASRGPIEVPLTPYLMHLVELPGKKKTNLMYNQREDDELSDEDDYGGNDVVEINDAVDMFTSETGLLVHQIKAVSPFSRMHADVCNTAEDIRASIIVLPFHKHQRIDGKLENGKQGIRTTNQKVLRHAPCSVAILIDRGLTAGSLNHSGSDSLQHIAILFFGGPDDREALGFSKRLGMDHHINLTIIRFLPSSSRGQIAGVNIAQKTDDVLMAISNDEVEKETDSAVLADFHSRYVATGQVGYVEKVVENGAETASSLRDMAEMYSLFIVGKDGRGHSILTTGMSDWEECPELGKVGDFLASPEFDISSSVLVVQQYRPSKNEDDDDDDKQ, from the exons ATGGCTGGTACAGACCAACAGGCGGCTGGTTCATGCAACCAAGAATTGGTTAATCCAATTATTAGCATGGGATTGCAATATTCTGGGATTCTTTTGACATCTCATATATTGCAGATTTTGCTTAAGCCTTTAGGCCAAGCTTCACCCATTGTTCAAATTCTC GCGGGGTTCTTGATGGGTCCCTCGGGGTTTTCAAGAATCCACAGAGTAGAGAAATTCTTCATTCAAAGTTACAATTCGGGTTATTATGAATTCATGGCTTTAATTTTTAGAACTATAATCATGTTCCTTATCGGTCTCGAGACGGACTTCCCTTATCTGATGCGCAACATACGCCCTGCGAGCATTATTGCGTGTGGCAGCAGTTTAGCGTGTACTTTCTTTGCAACTGCTGTCACTTTCTTAGTATTTCAAGAGACTGCTTCCCAAGGTTCTTCATTCTTGATGGCGTTAATGATTATAATAACCTTAGCCAATGCAGCGTCCCCTATCGTAGTCCGCGTGGCAGCGGACCTAAAGTTTGGAACTTCCGACACTGGACGGTTAGCTATATCTTCTTCCTTGATAGCTGATGCATATTCGGTTTTTCTATTGTTTATACTTTCGGAATGGAGGACGACGTCGATTGCGAAATggatctttttctttttcctctatTTTGTTATCGTCGGTGTAGTTATTGTAATCAATATGTATCTGGCTAATTGGTTGAATAAGAGGAATAGGAACAAAAAGTACCTTGGAAATACCGAAATATTTGTACTTGTAGCGATTCTCTATATCGCTGCTATGGCCCTTGAACAGCTTGGATTCAGCAGCATTATAGCTTCTTTCCTTATTGGCTCGATGTTCCCTAGAGGAGGCAAAGCGGCTCGCACTTTGTTGATCAAACTCACATATCCGATTCACAATTTCATATTTCCAATCTACTTTGGGAACCATGGTTTCAGGGCAAATGTTACTAAGCTGAAAAATCTGCGTAACTTTATGGTATTCTCTATCCTTATTTTGTCGAGCATCGGAGGGAAGATTGTTGGCACACTGGCAGCTTGCTTTCACCTAAAGATTGCTTATAGGGAAGGTGTGCTTATCGCTTTTATGATGAATCTAAAAGGTCATGTTGATATGCTAGCATTGACAATTGGCTTGACAAACGAT CTTGTTTTGAGCCACGATTTCTATGACGTGATGATTGCAACAATTATTGTGAACACATTGATATGGGGACCAATAGTAGCTTTCATGGTGAGAAGAGAAAGTGATATCATTGGCTACAGGCAAATATATTTTGAATCTCATAATCCAGAAACCGAACTACGAATACTTGCTTGTGTGCATAGTCCGCGACCTGTGGCAACTATGCTCGGACTTGTTGCAGCCTCTAGAGGGCCAATAGAAGTTCCACTAACCCCTTACTTGATGCATCTGGTTGAGCTACCAGGTAAAAAAAAGACTAATTTGATGTACAATCAAAGAGAAGACGATGAACTAAGTGATGAAGATGATTATGGTGGGAATGATGTTGTTGAGATAAATGACGCCGTAGATATGTTCACTAGTGAGACGGGGTTATTGGTTCACCAGATTAAAGCTGTATCTCCGTTTTCACGTATGCATGCAGATGTTTGTAACACTGCTGAAGATATAAGAGCGTCTATTATTGTGCTTCCTTTCCACAAACACCAGAGAATAGATGGGAAACTAGAAAACGGTAAACAAGGCATACGAACTACAAATCAGAAAGTTCTTCGTCATGCCCCATGTTCGGTTGCCATTCTTATTGACCGGGGCCTTACAGCCGGGTCCTTAAATCATTCAGGTTCTGACTCTCTGCAACACATTGCTATCTTATTCTTTGGCGGACCTGATGATCGTGAAGCATTAGGGTTTAGTAAACGTCTTGGCATGGATCATCACATAAATCTCACCATAATTAGGTTCCTTCCGTCGTCTTCAAGAGGACAAATTGCAGGTGTCAATATTGCCCAGAAAACGGATGATGTATTGATGGCAATATCTAATGACGAAGTAGAGAAAGAAACAGATAGTGCAGTTTTGGCAGATTTCCATAGCAG GTATGTGGCGACAGGTCAAGTAGGGTATGTGGAAAAGGTTGTAGAAAATGGCGCAGAGACAGCATCTTCCTTGAGAGACATGGCTGAAATGTATTCATTGTTCATAGTAGGAAAGGACGGGCGAGGACATTCAATTCTAACAACTGGAATGAGTGATTGGGAAGAATGTCCTGAGCTCGGTAAAGTAGGAGATTTTTTGGCTTCTCCAGAATTTGATATTAGTAGTTCAGTTCTTGTTGTTCAGCAGTATAGACCTTCAAagaatgaggatgatgatgacgatgacaaaCAATAG